The following DNA comes from candidate division KSB1 bacterium.
GAGATGAGGGAAACTTGAAAACGAGGCAAAAATGGCAATGACTAAAAATAGCACGAAACTCATCCTTTAAACAACATTGTGCCTAGTGGAGCGTTTTCGAAATAACATTGCAATGGGTCGGTGTGATGTGTTTGGGTGTTAGAAGTGTTAGAGTGTTAATGACTTTTCTTCCTAAGTTATTTTATTTTAGATACTTGAATCCCTTAACACCTTTAACACCCAAACACCTGAACACTTCTTTCCTCAATGCTACGCTATTTACAGAACGTTCCATTAGTTACTGACATTGACGATAATCGAAAATCCCTCGAACATATATTCATGATTGCCATCTGTCACCTTGAATTCTATTGTACTATCTTGAATCGCTTTAAATCCCTCATGCATCCGACGGAGATAGACGCGGCCAACAAGCGGCTCATTGTGTGCGGGTAAAAGTTTATCAACTTCATCAAAAAACTGGCCCAGCATCGCGGCCGTTTGAGCATACGCGTCAAAATCCGATGCTGG
Coding sequences within:
- a CDS encoding MBL fold metallo-hydrolase; amino-acid sequence: HGEKIELGKRTLEVVMTPGHAPDALCLLDREHRLLFTGDTFYPASLYAHLPASDFDAYAQTAAMLGQFFDEVDKLLPAHNEPLVGRVYLRRMHEGFKAIQDSTIEFKVTDGNHEYMFEGFSIIVNVSN